From one Solanum stenotomum isolate F172 chromosome 12, ASM1918654v1, whole genome shotgun sequence genomic stretch:
- the LOC125846332 gene encoding calmodulin-binding protein 60 B-like: MQTRYMEKRVLDPSSSEEGQPDRKRPALASVIVEALKVDSLQKLCSSLEPILRRVVSEEVERALAKLGPAKLNARVSPKRIEGPDGRNLQLQFRSKLSLPLFTGGKVEGEQGSAIHIVLIDGNTNHVVTSGPESLVKLDVVVLEGDFNNEDDDGWTQEEFESHIVKEREGKRPLLTGELQVILKEGVGTLGELTFTDNSSWIRSRKFRLGLKVASGCCEGIRIREAKTDAFTVKDHRGELYKKHYPPALDDEVWRLEKIGKDGSFHKRLNKAGIHKVEDFLRLVVRDSQRLRNVLGSGMSNKMWDALVDHAKTCVLSGKLYVYYPDDMRNVGVVFNNIYELCGLISGGQYHSMDSLSDNQKIYVDTLVKKAYDNWMQVVEYDGKSLLSLGQNKAAVSSQNDPTIGSQNHTISFDQQTNLSSLPASISSEQPSMNSGLNMGGYNDSLSARYTMQPQNMNLNGNMHLNGASFPQNHLLGTSQQAQPHGSDSMLALRPPQPSMSSYFTASTPNPYKGAEDFLTEEEIRMKSHEMLENEDMQHLLRMFSMGQGHAPSSVAEENYQYGSAYMPNMSSNFGFDEERTRSSGKAVVGWLKLKAALRWGIFIRKKAAERRAQITELDDS; this comes from the exons ATGCAGACAAGGTATATGGAAAAACGTGTTTTGGATCCAAGTAGTAGTGAGGAAGGTCAACCTGATAGGAAAAGACCTGCTCTTGCAAg TGTCATTGTTGAAGCGCTAAAGGTGGACAGTCTGCAGAAACTCTGCTCATCACTGGAGCCAATTCTTCGAAGAGTT GTTAGTGAAGAAGTGGAGCGTGCTTTGGCTAAACTTGGACCTGCTAAACTTAATGCAAG GGTTTCgccaaaaagaattgaaggGCCCGATGGGAGAAATTTGCAGCTTCAGTTTCGGTCCAAACTGTCACTACCTCTCTTCACAGGAGGAAAAGTAGAAGGAGAGCAGGGTTCCGCAATACATATTGTCTTGATTGATGGAAATACAAACCATGTTGTAACATCAGGTCCCGAGTCCTTAGTTAAACTAGATGTTGTTGTGCTTGAAGGAGATTTTAACAATGAGGATGATGATGGCTGGACTCAAGAAGAATTTGAGTCTCATATTGTGAAGGAGCGTGAAGGCAAGAGGCCTCTCCTTACTGGAGAATTGCAAGTGATATTGAAGGAAGGTGTTGGCACCCTTGGCGAGTTGACATTTACTGACAACTCCAGCTGGATCAGAAGCAGAAAGTTCAGGCTAGGCTTAAAGGTAGCATCAGGTTGCTGTGAGGGAATCCGCATTCGTGAGGCAAAAACAGATGCCTTCACTGTCAAGGATCATAGAGGAGAAT TGTACAAGAAACATTATCCACCTGCATTAGATGATGAAGTTTGGAGATTGGAAAAGATAGGGAAGGATGGATCCTTCCACAAGAGGCTAAATAAAGCTGGCATACATAAAGTGGAAGACTTTCTGCGACTTGTTGTGAGAGACTCGCAGAGGCTCCGAAAT GTCCTGGGAAGTGGAATGTCAAATAAGATGTGGGATGCTCTTGTGGACCATGCAAAAACCTGTGTTCTAAGTGGGAAGCTTTATGTCTACTATCCTGATGATATGAGAAATGTCGGTGTTGTTTTTAATAATATCTACGAATTATGTGGTTTAATCTCTGGCGGACAGTATCATTCAATGGATTCTCTTTCAGACAATCAGAAG ATATATGTGGATACTTTAGTTAAGAAGGCGTATGACAACTGGATGCAAGTTGTTGAGTATGATGGAAAATCTCTCCTAAGCCTGGGCCAGAATAAAGCGGCAGTTTCGTCTCAAAATGATCCTACAATTGGCTCTCAGAACCATACAATCTCTTTTGATCAACAAACTAATCTATCAAGTCTTCCAGCTTCAATATCATCAGAGCAGCCTTCTATGAATTCGGGACTGAACATGGGAG GGTATAATGATAGCCTCAGTGCCAGATACACTATGCAGCCTCAGAACATGAATCTAAATGGCAACATGCATTTAAATGGTGCTTCGTTTCCTCAGAACCATTTGCTAGGCACGTCACAACAAGCTCAGCCGCATGGGAGTGACAGCATGCTGGCCCTTCGCCCACCACAGCCATCAATGTCTAGCTATTTTACTGCTAGCACGCCTAATCCTTATAAAGGAGCTGAGGACTTCTTAACAGAGGAAGAGATACGTATGAAAAGTCATGAGATGCTCGAAAATGAAGACATGCAACATCTACTACGTATGTTCAGCATGGGACAGGGTCATGCGCCTTCTAGTGTTGCAGAAGAGAATTACCAGTATGGATCAGCATACATGCCCAACATGTCTTCTAATTTTGGTTTTGATGAGGAACGTACACGTTCTTCAGGTAAGGCTGTTGTAGGGTGGCTCAAACTCAAAGCTGCCTTGAGATGGGGCATTTTCATCAGGAAGAAAGCTGCCGAAAGAAGAGCACAAATTACTGAACTGGATGACTCTTAG
- the LOC125849268 gene encoding sphingosine kinase 2-like isoform X2, translating to MPLGVIPAGTSNGMAKSLLDSVGESCTAFNATLAIIRGHKRSLDVATVLQGQKKYFSVLMLAWGLIADIDIESEKYRWMGSARMDFYAIQRIFCLRKYHGCIKFVAAPGFENFGEPNELGGEIDELNSNWVMQDGYCGPTFDMKGFNRKIEGPFVSIWLHNVPWGGEDVLAAPDAKFSDGYLDLIVMKDCPKISLATLMGEMNKGGHVRSPHVLYLKVKAFALEPGPRADDPNKEGIIDVDGEVLARGKGTYKCDQKTLMTYDKLHIKVDQGLATVFSPIN from the exons ATGCCTCTTGGAGTAATACCCGCAG GAACTTCAAATGGGATGGCCAAGTCTCTTCTAGATTCTGTTGGTGAATCTTGTACTGCATTTAATGCAACTCTTGCTATAATTAGAG GGCACAAGAGATCACTAGATGTAGCTACAGTTTTACAGGGGCAGAAAAAATATTTCAGCGTGCTGATGCTTGCCTGGG GTCTTATAGCTGATATAGATATAGAGTCTGAGAAGTATAGGTGGATGGGTAGTGCTCGAATGGATTTTTAT GCAATACAGCGGATATTTTGTCTTAGAAAGTATCATGGCTGTATCAAATTTGTGGCTGCACCAGGGTTTGAAAATTTTGGAGAACCAAATGAACTTGGAGGTGAAATTGATGAGCTTAACTCGAATTGGGTTATGCAAGATGGCTATTGTGGTCCCACTTTTGACATGAAGGGTTTCAACCGCAAGATTGAGGGGCCTTTTGTCTCAATCTGGCTTCATAATGTACCTTGGGGAGGTGAAGATGTTCTGGCAGCACCTGATGCCAAG TTTTCAGATGGTTACTTGGACTTGATTGTGATGAAGGATTGCCCAAAAATATCCTTGGCAACACTGATGGGCGAGATGAACAAAGGTGGTCATGTTAGATCACCACATGTCTTGTACTTGAAG GTAAAGGCTTTCGCTTTAGAGCCTGGTCCACGAGCAGATGACCCAAACAAGGAAGGGATTATTGATGTAGACGGTGAGGTCCTTGCCAGAGGTAAAGGAACTTACAAGTGTGATCAGAAAACATTGATGACCTACGACAAGCTCCATATCAAAGTAGATCAAGGGTTGGCTACTGTATTTTCTCCTATCAATTAG
- the LOC125849268 gene encoding sphingosine kinase 1-like isoform X1, whose translation MRLTETEILTMDPTDAGAPLLSDRVQISGNVVPMTLTTGGKLRWPDRCLSIAKDVLGFTVEGSRIKINAVIESGPGICCPGNVGAPMRKTFTFEPLSEDSLRLWNQRLQSVIDSLGRPKRLFVLLNPYGGSRSAPKVFSDDVKPLLDDANIHYTLQETKYRLHAKEVAHSLDVMGYDGVLCVSGDGILVEVVNGLLEREDWSSAIKMPLGVIPAGTSNGMAKSLLDSVGESCTAFNATLAIIRGHKRSLDVATVLQGQKKYFSVLMLAWGLIADIDIESEKYRWMGSARMDFYAIQRIFCLRKYHGCIKFVAAPGFENFGEPNELGGEIDELNSNWVMQDGYCGPTFDMKGFNRKIEGPFVSIWLHNVPWGGEDVLAAPDAKFSDGYLDLIVMKDCPKISLATLMGEMNKGGHVRSPHVLYLKVKAFALEPGPRADDPNKEGIIDVDGEVLARGKGTYKCDQKTLMTYDKLHIKVDQGLATVFSPIN comes from the exons ATGCGCCTGACGGAAACCGAGATATTAACAATGGATCCGACGGACGCCGGAGCTCCTCTTCTATCTGACCGGGTTCAAATCAGTGGCAATGTAGTTCCGATGACTCTCACTACCGGAGGAAAACTCCGATGGCCTGACCGGTGTTTGTCAATTGCGAAAGATGTCCTCGGCTTCACCGTCGAAGGTTCTCGGATCAAAATCAATGCCGTCATTGAGAGTGGACCTGGAATTTGCTGCCCCGGTAATGTAGGAGCTCCGATGAGGAAGACTTTCACTTTTGAGCCATTATCTGAGGATTCTCTTCGGCTTTGGAATCAGCGACTCCAATCAGTCATCGACTCACTCG GTCGTCCTAAGAGACTTTTTGTACTTCTGAATCCATATGGAGGAAGCCGATCTGCACCCAAAGTATTTAGTGACGATGTGAAGCCCCTGCTCGATGATGCAAATATTCACTACACACTGCAAG AAACTAAATATCGATTACATGCGAAGGAAGTTGCTCATTCATTGGATGTTATGGGATATGATGGAGTTCTTTGTGTCAGTGGTGACGGAATTTTGGTTGAGGTAG TGAATGGACTGCTTGAAAGGGAGGATTGGAGTTCTGCAATAAAGATGCCTCTTGGAGTAATACCCGCAG GAACTTCAAATGGGATGGCCAAGTCTCTTCTAGATTCTGTTGGTGAATCTTGTACTGCATTTAATGCAACTCTTGCTATAATTAGAG GGCACAAGAGATCACTAGATGTAGCTACAGTTTTACAGGGGCAGAAAAAATATTTCAGCGTGCTGATGCTTGCCTGGG GTCTTATAGCTGATATAGATATAGAGTCTGAGAAGTATAGGTGGATGGGTAGTGCTCGAATGGATTTTTAT GCAATACAGCGGATATTTTGTCTTAGAAAGTATCATGGCTGTATCAAATTTGTGGCTGCACCAGGGTTTGAAAATTTTGGAGAACCAAATGAACTTGGAGGTGAAATTGATGAGCTTAACTCGAATTGGGTTATGCAAGATGGCTATTGTGGTCCCACTTTTGACATGAAGGGTTTCAACCGCAAGATTGAGGGGCCTTTTGTCTCAATCTGGCTTCATAATGTACCTTGGGGAGGTGAAGATGTTCTGGCAGCACCTGATGCCAAG TTTTCAGATGGTTACTTGGACTTGATTGTGATGAAGGATTGCCCAAAAATATCCTTGGCAACACTGATGGGCGAGATGAACAAAGGTGGTCATGTTAGATCACCACATGTCTTGTACTTGAAG GTAAAGGCTTTCGCTTTAGAGCCTGGTCCACGAGCAGATGACCCAAACAAGGAAGGGATTATTGATGTAGACGGTGAGGTCCTTGCCAGAGGTAAAGGAACTTACAAGTGTGATCAGAAAACATTGATGACCTACGACAAGCTCCATATCAAAGTAGATCAAGGGTTGGCTACTGTATTTTCTCCTATCAATTAG